One region of Macadamia integrifolia cultivar HAES 741 unplaced genomic scaffold, SCU_Mint_v3 scaffold1632, whole genome shotgun sequence genomic DNA includes:
- the LOC122064367 gene encoding uncharacterized protein LOC122064367: MISHHPDLLELIPEVLLEDDVVVFKAESSTEVTFVGISIIPKGVNNYFISLMPKVVGASSLDKFRPICMGNFFCKVLTKVLATRVSVLLPHLVLEEQGAFQKGKIISENISLVSKLENLMYFAVRGGSMGLKIDVQKAFDSLSWEFLFAVLFKFGFSPK; encoded by the exons atgatTTCCCATCACCCTGATTTGCTAGAACTCATTCCTGAGGTGTTATTGGAAGATGATGTAGTTGTGTTCAAGGCTGAATCGTCGACAGAG GTGACTTTTGTAGGAATAAGCATCATTCCAAAGGGCGTCAATAACTACTTTATCTCTCTTATGCCTAAGGTTGTGGGAGCGTCATCTCTTGATAAGTTCCGCCCGATTTGCATGGGTAATTTCTTTTGTAAGGTGCTGACCAAGGTTTTGGCAACTAGAGTCTCAGTGCTTCTCCCTCATCTAGTTTTAGAGGAACAAGGTGCttttcaaaagggaaaaataatttcTGAGAATATTAGTCTTGTTTCCAAGCTGGAGAACTTGATGTATTTTGCTGTTAGGGGTGGCAGTATGGGGCTTAAGATTGATGTTCAGAAGGCTTTTGACTCCCTATCTTGGGAGTTTCTTTTTGCAGTTTTGTTCAAGTTCGGTTTCTCTCCTAAATGA